The DNA region ACAAGTGATGCGACAACACGACCGGCCGAACCGAACCGTTGTCGTCTTCCTGCGTTGGCCAGCGACCGAGGGCAGGCACGGTGCCGAGCACCGGAAAGAGATGGTGATCGGTCAGGACCGCGCGAGCATTTTCCGGCAATTCCGCGCCCGTCAGGCTGACGGAATTCAGCGCGGCGAACGCCACGCCTTCAAGCGTTGATGCCGACCGAAGCACATCGACATCCACCGATGCCACCTGGCTGCGCCGGCGGCCATCCTGGACCTGCAGAATCTGTACGAGCCGATCCGCATTGGTGTACGGCGGAGCCTTGAGCAACACCGTGTGTGCCACGGCGAACGCCGTCGTCAGCGCCCCGCTCCCAACCGCAATCGTCAGCAACGCCGTGATGGTGAGCGTCGGTTGGCGTCGAAGGCCGCGCGCGCCATGCTTGAGATCCAACCACAGGCTCTCGAGCCACGGCC from Acidobacteriota bacterium includes:
- a CDS encoding ABC transporter permease is translated as MMSKFWRRLQFWWHRDQMEAELREEMETHRRLREAALREADHPSPTSRSTRVMGNTTLAVEDARAVWLWPWLESLWLDLKHGARGLRRQPTLTITALLTIAVGSGALTTAFAVAHTVLLKAPPYTNADRLVQILQVQDGRRRSQVASVDVDVLRSASTLEGVAFAALNSVSLTGAELPENARAVLTDHHLFPVLGTVPALGRWPTQEDDNGSVRPVVLSHHLWQRRY